The sequence ACTTAAAGTACGAAGTTATTGGAAAGACCAAGGAGCCATTGAAGCAGCTTGGACAATTACTAATGGATTGCTTCAAGAATCAGTCTGGAATTGTGTACTGCCTTTCAAAAAGTGAATGTGCTGAGGTTTCAAAGTTCTTAAATGAGAAATGTAAGATTAAGACAGAATATTACCATGCTGGTTTGGCACCTCGCCAGAGAGTTGCTGTTCAAAAGAAGTGGCACATGGGAGAGGTCCATATTGTATGTGCTACTATTGCTTTTGGAATGGGAATAGACAAACCAGATGTTGTAAGTCCAGATAAATTCTGCACTTTCTCTATAATgcttttttaaagaatttttgaaTAATGCTGTGGTCATGCGCAATTGTACAATCAACTTAGGAATTCTCTATTGCATGAGGTAAATATTCTCTCTGGTGATTAGTTTATCAGCTGCAAATGACTGCACCTGTCAAATTGTTAAATTACGTTTTTTTTTGCCGAAATTATTAAATTACTTAAAGATTATGATATATGCCTGTTATACAATGGCCATTGTTTGTTGATGCATTCATTAATTGATTATGGTTATGTTTTAATTATCAAGTTAACAACATTTTGAGGTGTGATAAAAGAGTATTATTAAATTGTTAAGAGGAGGGATCAACTTCCTTTGAGACACCACTCTCTCACTGTATGTTTAGATTTAATCCTTTCTCAAACCAATTGTTGGATTCAATTGTGCATCATATGTGCCAAGTTTTAAGTTGATCATCTCTATCTATTCTGGCCCAGGGACTTACAGTTTCTTATTTGGAGACACAGTAAAAGGCTGATTTCAAGAGCTGCAAAGATTGGGATAGCTATAGATGAGTAATTGACTTAAAAGTGGCATGCATGATTTATGTTAGTATAGCATTAGATCCAACAGTTGGGTTGGTCAATTATGGATCACACCAAAACTCTGGATGGTGTAGCAGTTGCTACTTGACTGGGTTGATATATATGACTGAAATAATGTTACACTTTTTCTGTTACTTTGGTCTGACTTGTATGATTATACTCTTATCCTTTTAACTCTGGTATTTCAGCATTTGATATCTGTAATATGCTTGCAGCATGGTTGCTTTTGGGTCTGGTTTATTTTAGATATGTAAcctaaatctctctctcttaaatgtTCAGCGATTTGTCATCCACAATACAATGTCCAAATCGATTGAAAGCTATTATCAAGAATCAGGTAGGGCGGGAAGAGATGATCACCCTGCGGTATGCATTGCTCTATATCAGAAGAAGGATTTTAGTCGGGTTGTGTGTATGTTGCGGAATGGgcttaaatacaaaaaagaaagcttTAAGACAGCAATGACTCAAGCTCAGAAAATGCAACAGTATTGTGAACTGAAGGTTAGCAACTTCACATTATTCCATTGACTTCtccattctctctttctctcttcttaaaaaaaggTTCAGCTTTTTTGGTTACAGACAGTCGAGTTTATTGGTACAACCTTGTTTTATCCTTAAAATGCTTTTGAGTTTTGCAGGCTGACTGTCGGAGACAGGCCTTACTCAATCACTTTGGAGAATCTTTTGACCGGAAAGCCTGCAAATATGGTTCTAATCCTTGTGATAACTGTCTCAAGACTTCCTCGTGAGGACCTCCATGTTAATCTTTGTATGCTACTGAGGTATGACACAATTCAGTACCAATTTAATTTACCTTCTTGTTGGGGCCACATCTCAGTATATTGTCCTCATCACATCCTACATGGTTCAATCAAGGTCTGTTTCATTCTTGACTTTCTGACTCGACATAAAAATAGACTTGGCTGCAGAATTATGCCCTTATTGAAGGTATAAATCAACTGTGCTGTGTTTTATCTCAATCCTTTTTGTCCTTCCAAATTTTTCTTAACAGTGGAACTGCCATGCTGTAGCCTTGCTATACCAATGGAGGTACCAAAGCCAACCTACTCTTTGTCAAGTGACTAGTAAAAACCCATGCCCGCTGTTTGTTTCAGACCTCACCCGCCCCATTATCAGATATTGTGTCGGGTGCATGCATGAGattgcatgtgtgtgtgtgtcatgGGTGTTTGAATGTGAGGGCTCTGTGAAAAGAATGTACTCTTGAATGAGTTGATTTGGTGTGTATCAGTTGGCCATGTGCTTTCCAGGTTGAAGTGGTTGATGTACTCGTATGACAATTAATCATATGGTCTGCTAATTTCATGTGATTGCATGAATTTCTATTAAACTCAAAGTTTTGTAGCAACTACTTGATTCCTTTTGTGGGATTTAGAAGTCAAGACAGGCCTTTGGGCTACATAAGAGAACTCTTTCATTTCCTTTAAAGTTCATTCCCTTAGCGTAAAGGATTCCATCTTTCTTGTGTGACtagattttactagttgatcTAGGTAACACCTACTACTCCTGTCTCTTGCTTTTCTAAAAACAATACATCGGTCATTAAGAAATATGGTTCAATATGGTTTGATGAAagtttgaaaaacaatatttgTTTTGACCTTGATTCAAAAATGGCTAATTATTTAAGTCTTAATAGCCAAAAGGGATCTTGATCCAATTCCAAGTTAGGTCTCTCTTGTGCTGATCTCAGAGTGATTCATTCGTTATATTAAAACTTTGTGCAATGCATCCTCAAAGACGAAGAATATTGTGTCAAATGGAGATTTTGGCTTTCAACCTTGACTCCTTTAAAGAAACAATTGAATTTAAGTTGAGAAATTCTTCAATTGAGTACTCCACCTAATCCAATCTTCGCCAACTGGCACCATTTGTAGTCTAGTTCCAATATTTGAAGTAGGTATTAAAATTCTGAAACAATGCATccttgaaaattaaaatattgtgtcAGTGAGTTGGTGAGTTTGGCTTCAGCCTTGACTGGTTCctataaaagaaacaaataaatttaatttgagAAGCTCTTCAATTGGGTGCTCCCAACTGATCCAATCTGCTCCAATCTGGCACCATTTGTAGTTTAGTACCAGAATTTCAAGCAAGTGTAATGCATgtaggtttatttatttttttatatttaactaGTTTATTCTAACTCCTCCTTATGACACATTGCATAATGTATTATGATTGCATTGACCCAATGACCTTAGGCATTCTGTGCCAACCATTTATGttctatttatttatcataTTGCCGGCTTGTAGTCAACAAGGATCCATGGAAGATGTATTATTATGGATCTAAGATCTACGAGTTACAGAGACTAAAGAGTAACATTTTGACAAAGAGCACATGCAGCACCATGCAATTGTTGTTAtgaacatattttgttttctacTTGGGGGAAGATTAAGATTTGTAGAATATGACATGTTAACTAACCCCAATAATTGTATTCATGTCATCCACAAATATGAACTAGCTTAaagctattattattatacacgGCCCAAATCCAAACATTTCTTTATCACTCGATTTTAGTTGTCTTCAGGcaaatatctttttaaaaattaataattaagtcATTTTGCCTTGAGCAGTACTTTTGAACCTgattttctataaataaataaaaaaaatatcttttttgtttttttagaatctaaaaaaaatgtctttaaGAATGTCAATAGATCAAGTTTAAGGCGAGAAACGATTTTTCAAcaccaaaatataaatatagtaCATAGTAAACCCttataaatttagaaatttaattacaaaatcgtcttatatatttatatttgaaaatttaaattcgACTAAACTCGCTTGTTTGTCTTACCATAAATCAGTCAAAAGAGTCCGTTCATGTCTACTTAACTTAAAATTGAACATGCAATATATTATTTAACAAATCTTAAGCAGTAGTAAGCACTTAAGCTAcgttaaataaaattttaagtgaaaaagagaccagactttttttttttttaattatagaaacatgtaaagaaaattaataatggAGAGGTATAATCATAgttaaatataaattcaaactTGTGGGGACACatttttcagaccaagcccaaaatgtaagggatcttggcctagtgaacccagtacaatgaatttgtagagagtgggtcaaagagctaggctttagtgcttggataacagttaatatggttttggatgatgagccaacaagaattgaacccggtttgtgcgagaaacttggttctcggcacagtccgaggagctctgttctagcgtatattggatgaccatggttacaggagttgttgagattgctataatgctttctcttctccttttttccaTCCCCCtttctctgggatctctacccttatttatcttacatctctcccttcatccttaccctacatgtggactacatgttgatggtttatgctgctacttgtcccatcagccccctctaaaagtcttctggagtggttgtaaggctgccataatactgttcagaggtcacttcctcattaatgcggtggtagcagctttcccttagatatttttgagtccttatccctcttgtacgttcatgatactcgttgctatcattagaacttcttggaaggtcatccttgatcattaggatttatACTAGATTTACATTTTGGctttgtccgaggagatagtactcctcggactaggaccacccatgcttctcggccaaaccCACGTGCTCTCGGCCAAAatcacatgctctcggccaaatcccaaaatccatgaccccacaaaacccatcccaaatcctctttaaaaaaaatctgtttggGTAAGGAAACCCACTAAACTCGATCCACTACCACTGTTTACAGAAAATGTTCCTCCAAGTGGATATTTTCAAGTTGTTTTCATGACTTCTTTTTAGAaagtaaatttattttcaagttgTTTTCATACATTTATTGATGAAAGCAGATTGGCTACTTACACATATCAACTATAGTGCACACGAATGATTTCTTCAATAATAGAGCTAGGCAAACTTTTAGCATGTATACCAAGTTGTACTGCAGGGTTGTGCCCACTGAGCCAAACCATTATAATGTTGCTGAAAAAGAGAACCTTATCTGTGCATGGGCAATGTCCCGTTTAAAAAACTAGAATTATAGTgaatattataaaagaaaagaagacaaGACTAGTATTATGAAGGGTGGTGAGATTTGTTTGCATGAAGTGAAATATTGTAAACTTCTACTGTTCTTTAAAGAAGTTCACAAGATTGGTTTGTTCCATGAAGATATTCTAAATCTAAAcctcttgtttctttttcctaaattgtggtgggtgtgtgggtgtgtgtgtgtttgtttggtatTGGATGTTGTATATAGAAGGAAAGAAAGTAGAGAAGGAAAGTTCCTAGCTGTTGAAGAGGACCACTAGTGTTGCACCTGAATGGTAGTAgacaatttttaattaattatattattattattttttgagaatgggAGTAGGCAGATTTGGATGgatgaaaatatgttttaactattttcatttaatttattttccttcatagCTTTAAATTCTAAGCATGCAGAGAGAGgtcactttctttctctctctgcaCCTGTCCCCCATAAATATATAGGAGCTTTATGGTTTAAGGCTTTAAGCTAACTTCTAACTAAATGAATCTTCTAAAGATGATGTAATTGATACCTCATGTTAATGTACTCAAAAATAGTTATTTACAAAAGagagcttctttttttttttttgagaataaaaaaaaaagaacaaaaaaatgttgatcaattttttatatataattatatatttatatgcataTATTTTATAGAACATAAATATGATATGCatgtcaaaagtcaaaacattaTCCTAAACTAAATGCTTAATCCAGTCAATTTTAGGATATTTTATGCCAAGTATTAAAAATAAGGTACACCACAAGACTTGTGTGGTACGCGTGATATTATCCATTTTTGTCACATGGTGTGAGGTCAATGAGTCCATGTTAAagaccttattttttttatttagccaAAAGAGAAGTAAATAAGGTACAATGAAAgattctaattttaaattttcataagGTAATGAaccaattaataaataaaatagaatataattaaatatatgatatgtgctattttataataattattctttatcgTCACGTGCGATTacttttttattccttgttcaaatttttttagtacAATAATTGGGGATgcaaattttaaaacttgattacCTTAATAAATTAGAGCAAACTACAAAATtggaggcaaaaaaaaaaaaaatcttattaccAATGTTAGCATAAATAAATACAAGAATTCAAAGAATGATTTTGAATACTTGTTTACCACTTGATTTACCAAGTGGAGTAGTGGACCCACCAGAAATTAAGGGTCAAAGGGCCCCAATCCAACAGTGAATCCCCACGTGGCAATGTAAGAAAAGAAGACATCTCTTTGAGTTCACACTTCACACGAGAGAGGAGCTTCAACTTGAATGCCTTCTGATTCCTTAAATATGAAGGGCCAGTACAGTGCagtgtcttttctttttctgttccTCAAGAgtgaatatttataatttattaccATTCCACGCTACTCTACCTGCCCAGTCTCACAGAAccatatgtttaaaaaaaaaaaaaaaaaaatttatttaaactctTTCAAAACCTTTCTCATTGTCTACCCTTTTTACTGAATAACCCTCTTTGACTCAAAAGACTTTCTTTTACCAGAAactgaaactctctctctctctctctgagcaAATTTCATATCTTTTTTACATTCTGATTGGTGCTGtttatctctttctttgtaCTTCATTGGGCCTTtgttttctttgggtttttctgCTAAAGCCAAATTTTGTTGCTTCTTAAGACATTCAGATCTTTTCCTGTACTGCTCAATGTGCTTGTTTTAGtggggttttatttatttatttaatttttaaggaaCTTTCTTGGGGTTTGGTATTGTGGATTTATCGGATAGAGAGGATTAAGTCTTTGGTGGGTTTGATGGGAATGGCTCAaagctttttgttttgttgcttATTTTGATGGGTACCATTTAAATGAAGATGGTTGTATACACATCTACATTGTGCTTGCTGTGTATGAAAGTAAATGGGATTTGACTGATTTGCTGTTTCTGCATACAAAAAAAGTTGGAGAGTGGCTGTATGGGAAATGGGGTTTCGCAGATGAAGGCATTGTATTTGTAGGTGAGGTTCTGATTCTTCTGATTGGAATGACGGAAAAATTTTGTGCCTTTCTGTTTATTCTGAAGACTGCCCATTTGAATATGAAAGtgaaactcacacacacacacacacacacacacacaaacacaaacaaacctTGTGCTTGCTGCTTATGCATATGTAAGATTGGTGTAGTCTGATTCATATGTTCAATAGTTTCTTTAAGAGATTGAgaaatgttctctctctctctctctctctctctctctctctctctctcacacacacacacacacacacacacttaagaAAATTAGGGGTTTTCTGGAAGTCACCTATCTAAACGAGCAATGTAGTGATATTAAACTTCAACTTTTGTGCTGACCATTTTGTTTACATATAGCTATTTAAACTTCTTTGCACATTTATTAATTGAGGCATGATAAGATTTACTATTATATTTCAAACAGGTTTTGTGAAATATATCTGGGGTTGTTGCGGTAGTTTGCATTTACAGAGGAGAAAATGGAGGTTGAGAAAAGACGCTCAAAGGGAGGCTTCCTTAACTTGTTTGATTGGAATGGTAAATCTCGGAAGAAGCTGTTCTCTAACAATTCTGACTTACCTGGTATGTGTGTGTTGTTCTGTTTGcctttttttaatgacattGTATACTCTTAAGTTCATGATTGTGCTTGTTATATTGATGTGTATATACATGCCTTATCTTTAAAGTGATTCTATCATTTTATGCCAATCTTTGTTATTTCTAGTTGAGCATAATGTTTGGTTGACTATTCTTAATGTTCCTGCCACTTTGAATGTAGAAGAACTGAAGCAGGGGAAAGAAAGTGTGGAGAATGTGTCAAAATCATGGCCTAATAGGGTAGGCACCACCCCACCCCCTTTTTcccaatttattttcttttctttctcttttttaaagtGGGATAAGACTAGTATAAATGTACTTGCTTTGTCTGCTATGGCTATAATTCCAGGTAGAGGTaaatgagaatggagcaagttcaaGTAATAAAGGAAGTAGTGACTATAACTGTGCTTCATCGGTGACTAGTGATGAAGGCAGTGGGACTAGAGCTCCTGGAGTAGTTGCTAGACTCATGGGTTTGGATTCATTGCCAGCTTCAAATGTTCCCGAGCCTTGTTCTACCCCATGTCTTGAGTCTCACTCTTTTAGACCATCTCTTTATGATAGGAGCAACCCTAATTTGTGGAGTGATTATCAACACATGGACTACATAAACATGCCCAATAAGCTGGAGAAGTCTTCCTGGAATCCCATAGAGTCAAGGGCACAAAAGGTGCAGAACCGCCCAATTGAGAGATTTCAAACAGAGATGTTGCCTCCAAAATCAGCTAAATCTATTCCATTTACCCACCATAAGTTGTTGTCTCCTATCAAGAGTCCTGCATTTATCCAAACAAAGAATGTAGCTTACATAATGGAAGCAGCTGCAAAGATAATTGATTCAAGTCCACGGGCATCTAACAACAATAAAGTGTCATCTTTTGGATCTCCCTCAGTTCCATTGAGGATTCGGGATTTGCAAGAGAAAATGGAAGCTGCACATAGAGCATCCAAGCCTGGAAGACTCAAGGAACCCAGTGTTGTTAAGAATAAGAAAGGTAAGACTAATGACATGAGCCACAGTGGATCAGAATATGCATCAGTATCCAAATCTTCTACAAATTCAGAAAAGAGTGGTTCTGAGAATTCGAGGAATAAGGGAAAATCTGTTTCACTTGCAGTACAAGCACAGGTCAATGTCCAGAGAAAAAATGGATCGACTTCAACTAGTAATGGGAATTTTAGAAGTCAAAAGGAACAGAATGATGTCAAATCAAACCACTTTTTGAAGAATCAGCCAAGTATGCAAAGAACTGCACAGAAGAGAACTTCTGTGAATAGGACTAGCAATGTGCTCAGGCAGAATAATCAGAAGCAGAATTCTGTATCCAATAAAGATATTTCAAGTTCAAAAACTTCAGTTTCCCATCAGCTAGCAAGAAGAAGTAAGTCCATTGATGGTTCTATCGGGCCAAATAGGACTGTAAAGAAGGTTGTTGTGAACTCTGAAACTGGGGCTAAAAAGCCACGGTCAGTGGCAACTCATACTGACAAGGAGTTTTCATCAGCCAAAACTAAGAATGTGTCTCGGAAGAAAATGTCTGTTAGTGGGGATGTTCAACCTGAAGAAAACATCATTGATGATACATTAATCAATAATGATGAAAGTTCTAGAAAATGTAATGTTGCGACTGATCAGTGCATGAATTGGGGTACGGATAACATGAAACAAGGAATGGATGTCGTTTCATTTACTTTCATGTCTCCCCTGAGAAGATGCATGCCTGAAGCACGGTCCTCCAGTGAGGTCATGGGAATAAATAACCACTTCGGTAATGATTCTTTTGGTAATGGTGATCGCCATCTTCAAAATAATCTTGATCTATCATGTCCAGGGTTGAATGTAACTGGGAGTGATGTTTTGAGCGTTCTTTTGGAACAAAAGCTGCAGGAGTTGATATTTAGAGTTGACTCATCCCACTGTAACCTGGTCGGAGAAGAGACTTCTGCTAGTTTGGGATCCAGTTTGCAAGATTCAATTCCCAGCATGGTGAGCTCCACATCAAGGGAACAGAATGATAGGTTTCAATTTGGTATTCATAGAAGTAAATCAGAGAGCAAACATGATTATGATTTCTCTTCAGTTGATGGTCTGTTGCAAAATGTGGACCAGCAGAGGCAGGTCTGTCTTCTTTGTTTATACCTTTCCGGTGAATCTATCATTCTGTTCTGTGTGTTGAATTTTCCACCTTGGTGGTTTTCTATGACCAAATCGATTATGGAGTCACTTCCAGGCATAAATTGCTAGTTCAAGGATTCCAGATGATACTTTTCCTCTACTAGAAATAAACAATAACATCAACTTTTATAGTactaaaagaacaaaattttattagtaaaattCTCCCTGGAGCCACAGGCGGTTCATTTCAAAGTGAGCAGCTTTAATTAACCATCTACAAACTTTAAATGTTGATACAGATCCCATTGTTTGCCAAATTTCTGAATttaatttaatgggtttgtaaTTTGTGTCAATTAAGAGGAATTTGAAGCACAACAAGcaataaaatttcaagtaaAAAGAATTTACACTTGAAAGAGTGAAAACTTATTTGCATTTAGTGTGATTTGAACAA comes from Castanea sativa cultivar Marrone di Chiusa Pesio chromosome 3, ASM4071231v1 and encodes:
- the LOC142629676 gene encoding uncharacterized protein LOC142629676 isoform X2; protein product: MEVEKRRSKGGFLNLFDWNGKSRKKLFSNNSDLPELKQGKESVENVSKSWPNRVEVNENGASSSNKGSSDYNCASSVTSDEGSGTRAPGVVARLMGLDSLPASNVPEPCSTPCLESHSFRPSLYDRSNPNLWSDYQHMDYINMPNKLEKSSWNPIESRAQKVQNRPIERFQTEMLPPKSAKSIPFTHHKLLSPIKSPAFIQTKNVAYIMEAAAKIIDSSPRASNNNKVSSFGSPSVPLRIRDLQEKMEAAHRASKPGRLKEPSVVKNKKGKTNDMSHSGSEYASVSKSSTNSEKSGSENSRNKGKSVSLAVQAQVNVQRKNGSTSTSNGNFRSQKEQNDVKSNHFLKNQPSMQRTAQKRTSVNRTSNVLRQNNQKQNSVSNKDISSSKTSVSHQLARRSKSIDGSIGPNRTVKKVVVNSETGAKKPRSVATHTDKEFSSAKTKNVSRKKMSVSGDVQPEENIIDDTLINNDESSRKCNVATDQCMNWGTDNMKQGMDVVSFTFMSPLRRCMPEARSSSEVMGINNHFGNDSFGNGDRHLQNNLDLSCPGLNVTGSDVLSVLLEQKLQELIFRVDSSHCNLVGEETSASLGSSLQDSIPSMVSSTSREQNDRFQFGIHRSKSESKHDYDFSSVDGLLQNVDQQRQFQGSEGMETHSRCSNDRATGGELDWLYPRPASSFEHSFGRKSLSDSSQSANGSTKYSLEQAEDSSNWHSTNESLLVGGETELSDTASSISTWDVGIRHISRTFSSKSFKGSSNWELEYVRDILDNAELSSDDFELGQAGKVIASNLFDQLEYQGSGSEINEEEKVKLGRKVLFDCVTECLNLRYSHILVGSCKAWAKWMTLCGRKVWLAEEFYKEILGWKNMEDFMVDELVDKDMSTQYGRWIDFDMEAFEEGVEIEKGILASLVDELVFDMLHF
- the LOC142629676 gene encoding uncharacterized protein LOC142629676 isoform X1; protein product: MEVEKRRSKGGFLNLFDWNGKSRKKLFSNNSDLPEELKQGKESVENVSKSWPNRVEVNENGASSSNKGSSDYNCASSVTSDEGSGTRAPGVVARLMGLDSLPASNVPEPCSTPCLESHSFRPSLYDRSNPNLWSDYQHMDYINMPNKLEKSSWNPIESRAQKVQNRPIERFQTEMLPPKSAKSIPFTHHKLLSPIKSPAFIQTKNVAYIMEAAAKIIDSSPRASNNNKVSSFGSPSVPLRIRDLQEKMEAAHRASKPGRLKEPSVVKNKKGKTNDMSHSGSEYASVSKSSTNSEKSGSENSRNKGKSVSLAVQAQVNVQRKNGSTSTSNGNFRSQKEQNDVKSNHFLKNQPSMQRTAQKRTSVNRTSNVLRQNNQKQNSVSNKDISSSKTSVSHQLARRSKSIDGSIGPNRTVKKVVVNSETGAKKPRSVATHTDKEFSSAKTKNVSRKKMSVSGDVQPEENIIDDTLINNDESSRKCNVATDQCMNWGTDNMKQGMDVVSFTFMSPLRRCMPEARSSSEVMGINNHFGNDSFGNGDRHLQNNLDLSCPGLNVTGSDVLSVLLEQKLQELIFRVDSSHCNLVGEETSASLGSSLQDSIPSMVSSTSREQNDRFQFGIHRSKSESKHDYDFSSVDGLLQNVDQQRQFQGSEGMETHSRCSNDRATGGELDWLYPRPASSFEHSFGRKSLSDSSQSANGSTKYSLEQAEDSSNWHSTNESLLVGGETELSDTASSISTWDVGIRHISRTFSSKSFKGSSNWELEYVRDILDNAELSSDDFELGQAGKVIASNLFDQLEYQGSGSEINEEEKVKLGRKVLFDCVTECLNLRYSHILVGSCKAWAKWMTLCGRKVWLAEEFYKEILGWKNMEDFMVDELVDKDMSTQYGRWIDFDMEAFEEGVEIEKGILASLVDELVFDMLHF